The sequence CATCTTTAAATACTGTGGTACAACATTACTTATATCGAACCTCTCAGCTACACGTCTAGCTAGACGTGTGGATTCCTCATATGTTTTCTTATCATTTAACCATAAATCATAGAATGCTCGAACCCTGCTAGCAAGGTCTACTGGATCGCCGGGATTAAAGCTCATACCAGTACCTGGCGATCCATCTCTAATCTCAATTAAATACCAACTTACGGGAGGTAGTCTTGACATTATTATCGGTGTTCCTGATGACAAACTCTCAAGAGCGATGAGTGAAAAACTCTCAAACCTACTTGGTATAATAGTAACATGAGACCTCGAATAAAGGCACGGTAGTTGCTCTCTTGGAGCTTTTACAAATACATCAACTTTAGTAAATCTCCGCAAGGTGCTTAACAGCTCCATGGATACCTCCCTAGTTCCAATTAGCATGACCTTACTATTATGTATAATGTCCTTGACATTCTTTAAGCTTTTCAGGAATATATCAAATCCGCCTTTGAATGATGGATCATACCTAATGAGGATTGTGAACTTATCCTCTTTGCTACATTTAGGATAGAAAAACTTCGTATCTACAGGGTTGGGTATCAGGAACGCTCTTTTACACATCCTTGATAAATATTCGTAATCAAAATTATTTAAAGACCGGCAGTAGAGCATTTTGCCGAAGATGCCTATCATTAATCTTTTTAATAGAGTAAGACGACTAGGCTTAATTCCATAAGTTTTCTCCCTATATATCCATAACCAGTCAGGGGAGTGAATATCAATTATTATCTTCTGATTAACAGTTAATAAATAAGGTATTTTTATGAGTAATGGATTTATTGAGTGAAGAACTACAGCATCACTATCTTTTGCACACTTAATATTATCCTTTAACTTATGGCTCATGTCGACTACATAAACCCTATATTTACTATTTTGATTCTGCATGATGTAATTTATGATATTCTGCATCACATATTCAGTGCCACCTAATGGGCTTTTTACCGAGGACCAGATAAAGCAAATCCTAAATACCATTAAGCAAGCACCTCAGTAGTTGGGCTGCGCTTTTTCTCCATGTGAATTCCATGGCACGCTTGATCGAGGCCCTGCTTAGCATGTCCCTATTATTTGATCGCATACATTAAAGCATTAACCACATCATTAATTGATTTAGGTTCAATGAGTATCCCCGCATCACCCATAACCTCGGTTACGGCATCCTCCCTATAAGCTACCACGGGCAATCCGCATGACATAGCCTCAAGGATAGGTAATCCAAAACCCTCAATTAACGAGGGATAAAGGAATACATCAGCTATTGAGTATAGCCTTGGCATTAATTCCTCAGGTAGTGGCGGTAAGCACACCAAGCCCTTAATGCCTTTAAGGGACTTGTCACATGGGCCCCTGACTATTAGCCTCGCTTTTCTAAGTCTTTCTCTTGCCCTGCTAAAGATGGCTACCGCATGCCTAATGATATGCTTCTTAGTAGCCACGGTGAGGATTAAATATTCATCATCCTGGAATTTAATACCCAGAATTTCCCTCTTACTGGTGTTGATGGGTTTATAAACATCATGATCTATACCGAGCGGCACCACACATGCGTTCAGCCCCACGTATTTTTGGATATTATTAGCCGAGGCTTGTGACGGCGTCAGAACCTTGTCAATAAATGGCTTAATGAGGTTCAGTGATGTAAGTCTTCTTAGGCGTTGTATTGTGGGGTTCACTCCTGAATCCATGACGACGATTGGTGTGTGGCTTATTGACCTTATATCGTGTATGAATGCTGCCGTTACGATACCCTTAACCTTAGCCTTTGCTAACGGTATTGTGTACTTTGATGTTGAATCTAATGCAATGATTATGTCGTATTCATCATTGATATAAACATCGCTTATTATTGGTGAAGCCAATTCCTTACTTAATGCTCTAGCTATCTTAACAAAACTTAGATTATACGTTCTTAGTAGTAGGCCTATTTTAGGCATGATTCTATCACACTAATTATTCGTTTTTCAGTAATTTCCATGGACAACTCATTATTCACTACATACCTAGATAATACCATTAATTCCTTTAACGATTTATCATTACTTAATACCTCAGTGATCTTATTAGCTATCCTCTCGGCATCGTAGTCCTGGATTAACTCCCTGCTTACCTTAATCACGATATCCCCACTACCCACATACTTAGTGATTACTGGTACTACGCCCAGCGCCATGGCCTCAATAACGGCCACGGAAAAAGCATCGAACAATGACGGTTGTATGTAGATGCTACATTTACGTAGTATGTTAAAGACCTCAAGCCTGGGCATGTAACCCGTTATGGTCAATGAATCATTTAAGCCGTATTTAATAGCCTTATTGATTACTACGTCCCTCATGCCGTCGCCGATAATTATGAACTTGGCGTTTTTAACGTCCTTGATAACGTACTTGGCGACCTCGGGTATTAGGTGTATGCCCTTAATGGGTATTAGGGGGCCTGAATAGCATATCCAGGGCTTCTTGTCGCTAATGTTCACGTTAATGTTGAGTAATTGCTCAAGCTCAGGCGGTCTCGGGTAGATAATTGCCTTTCTTTTATTCGGTAGTATGTTGAGTATAATGTTTGATACTGCGATGCCCACATCGGCAGTTGAGTAGAGCTTGTTTATGCGTGGTTGTAGTATTGATGGTGATAGTGTCACAGCCGCTAGGCAGTTGTTCAGTGGTTTTACTAGTGTGCCGTAGAGTGTTGCCCTGGTTCCCTCAGTAATGATGATACTGTTGCTTATTAACCTTAATCTGCTTAGATTCATTAATTGAAATTCATCCTTGAATAGTCTCCTTAGGATTTGTATCCAGGACCAGTGGCCAATGTGGGGTACACTTCTCGTTATATAAACTACCTTGACCATATCGTCCACAGCCCATCCTTATAAACCACGTTGAATGCGTTGTTCATGGCGTTTAATTCATTGTTTAGGTGCTCCGTAGTTATGTCGAGCCTATACGTATTGAATGCCCTATAAAACACCGCTGTTATGTCGCAGTTGGTGGCTTGGCTTGGCGTGAATGTTGGGTTTAGGTAATTTATTGGTGAGTCTATGTTATACAGCCAATAATAGAACCATAAAAGTTCGTGAGCCCCTGATGCACATACCTCGTTATTACCCACGTAACTCATTATGAATAATGCCTCGTGTATGTCGTGAGTTGTTGGGAAGGCTATTACCGAGAATCCCCACTTAACCACCGGTGATAGGACCACCAGCACTATCGCCAGGGCAAGTACTAGCACCTGAAGCCACTTACTGCGCCTTACGAGTAATAGCGTCAATATGGGTAATGCCGATATTACGTACATGGAGTAAGGCACCATACCCCACCTACTCATGACCAGGGCAGCTGCCTGCAGCACGACAAGCACTAAGTAGAGCGTGACCCACGTAAGCCCATTATTAACCCTGCCCCTCCTCCTGAAGACGTCAATCAATACTACTGAAGATGCTATTAACCCAATTAGGAACCCTATGAATACGGTGAATTCCCTAGCATAGTCGTAGAGCCTCATCACAGGATTCACGGCGGGTAGCACCAATGACGGTACTGGGTTTGTTGGCGACTCTATCATAGCCATTAACTGCATGATGACTGAGCTAAGGCTACCCGATATGTATAGGATTAGGTTTATTGCGAACCAGGTAACCATGGTCGCCAAGGTCAGTGGTAGGAATTCCCTCCTAAAGATGGTTAGTGCCACGAGTATTATTGGAACCATGAGCGATGTTGGGTCTGAGATCACGTACGCCGCGTATATTATGATAAGTATCATTATGGCAGCAATGCCTAAACCACGCTTGTTCCCAAGCTCATTCAGTCTATTGTATAGGAATGCAGTGAATAACACTAGGTATGACCAGGCAAAGGGAGTCCTACCGTAGAGTATTGGGTTAAGCATAGCCCCAAGCACGACGAGCATTATTAAGGCTATTTCCTTAGTATCCCTATATGGTAGAGCTAACAATGGTAATGCATAGGCGATAGGTAATAATGACTGGACTAACACAATGCCCCATATTGGTGGGTTAACACCCATTAGCACCGTGAGTATTGATGTGAAGTATGCATGACCGAGCGAGGACGGTTCACCCTGCAGCGGTTCGACATATCCATAGAGAATGCCGCTGAGGGCTTCGCCCACGAAGCCCAGTTGGTCATTGTAAATGGGTAGGGAGTGTATGTAGATCATGTATGGTGCCAGGAGTGTTAATGCCCATAAGACCATCAACGGTATAACCACATACCTACTACGCAATACGTAGGCCATGAATACCACGATGAGTAATGTAGCGATAAGTGACGCATCGTAATGCACGTTACCGTATAGGAAGAATGGGCTCTGAGTAACAACATTAACTACCATAGTCTCAAGCGAGATGAGGGAAATCAATGACGCGACGAATACGGTAATTACCAGGACAATGCCATAAACCCCACGATCAACCGCCACAACTACTCACCAAGTACCTTCTTGTAAAGTTCGATGTACCGCTGAGTAATGACGCTCCAGTCAAATCCCTTGGCATACTCAATGGCCCTTCTCGAGTAGTAATCACGATTATTCATGACCTCTTCAACAGCCCTAAGCAGCTCCTCCTCATTTTTAAATAGGAAGCCAGCGCCTGAGTTAAGGATGTGCTCGCGCCTGGCGTCGGGTCTGTCGAGGGCTATGACTGGCGTACCAGCCGCGAACGATTCAATAATTGGTAGCCCGAAGCTTTCTATCCTTGATGTAAGTAAGTAAAAATCTGCTGCGCAGTAATACTTAATTAATTCATTAAATGGCATAAGGCTTAGGCTCACAATATCGCGCATGTACATGTTACTTAATTTATTTTTATTAATGTAATTATGTATGCCTACTGCAATCAAAAGAGTTTTAGGAAACCTTCTTTTAATGACCTTAAAGAATTTAATGAGTAAGTCTCCACCCTTTAAGTTGTTATAGGCTGTGGCGTTGAATATTACCGGCCTATGACCGGCGTACTTATCTCTTAATGCCGTATTGCATTCACTGAATTGACTAAGGTTGACCCCATTGGGTATTACGATAGAGTCAACGCCGTAGAGTTTCCTTAATTGTTCACGTGCGTAGTTAGATATGGCTGTTATGAACTTGATCCTTGGGATTAGGGACTTGTAGGCTATGTGTTTTATGTAGAGTCCCGTAATTTTATTAATGATTCCTGGCACGTAAATCAGCGGCGCATAGCCATGCCAGGTAAAGACAAGGTTGGTAGTTAATCCGCGCTTGACAAGTGCATTGGTATATGGGTATGATGTGTGGATGTGGACTACGTCGTAATGCTCGGCTTCTTTAGCAAATTCCTCGGGCGTTAATTTAACTAAGTTTACATGGTCAGGGGCTCTCATTCTGACGACCCTAGCCGCAACCACCACATTAATGCCGTTATTCATGAGGTACTTACTTAGCATGTTGATCACCGTGGCGAAGCCGCCAGGTTCGTAATAACCAAGTCCCATTAATACCCTCATGTGAGTACCTCCTTAGCCAGTTCCCTAACGGTCAATCTAACGGCATCAATAGAGCTATGCCTTGGTTTAAAGTCAAGCTCCTTAAGCCTACCTATCTTTAGGGCTATTTTCCACTTCGCCGCAAACCCGGAGGTCAGGGTAAGCACCACAAACCCAAGGATGCACTTCGAGGAAAACATAGTCGCCACATTCAACCTACTAGAAGCCATGAGACACCGTGTCTATGCCTTTAACGGCCTCTTTAGTATCCTGCTCGTTTTTTAGATCGCCCTTGATTATCTCTAGGTTTGGGTTGTCTTCGAGGTGCTTGAGGTTTTCTATCCTGCCTGTGCTGAGGTTATCGATGACTCTTACCCTGTAGTCCTCGCTGATTAATCTATCAACGATGTGGCTTCCTATGAAGCCTGCGCCGCCGGTGACTAATATTGTTCTATTTCTCATAGAGTTTAAGCACTTCCTTGGCTATTTGGTTCCAGCTATTAACGTTTTCCCTGCCCCTTGCCCCTAGTTTTCTTGCTAGTTCTTTGTTTGTGAGTAGTGTGATTATTGCGGTTGCCAGTGCCTTTGTGTCCTTTGGTGGTACTAGTATTCCGTTTTCCATATTTTTAACCCTGTACGGTATTCCGCCCACCGCTGTTGCGATTACGGGCTTCTGCCTTGCCCACGCCTCACTTATTACCATTGAGTATACCTCCACGTAGTTACATATGCTTGGTAGTACCAGGGCTGTTGAGGCGTCTAGAGCGCCTATCTTTTCCCTATCATTTACGTAGCCTAGGAAAAGCACCTTATCCCTGATTCCCAGCCTATTGGCTAGGTCGATGTATGGTCTCTGGTCTCCGGGTCCGATGATTATTAATGATGAGTCTTTTATCTCATTGCTTACTATCTTCATCGCCCTTATTAGGTAGTTAATGCCCTTGAGTGGGTGTAGCCTGCCTATGTATAGTACGTAATCACTTGTTATGTTTCTTGATTTCCTGAACCAATCGCCCAAGTATTCCATGTTTAGTAATTCATCGTTTACGCCGTCTGGTACGTAGTGCACGTACCTCACGCCGTACCTATTCATTAGTAGTTCCTTATCCCTTAAGCTTCGTGCCATGTATATGTCGAACTCCTTTATTGCCCTCCTAGTCATTGTGCTTGAATACTTAGAACCAAGTAATTTGACCACTAGGTTTGGGTGATCGTTTAAGGCGTCTACAGCCATGAAATGTATCGCAGTCTTCACGCCCTGCTTCTTCGCGTGTTCAAGTATTTTCATGGTGAATAGGCTGTTTTGGCTGTGCCCATGCACGACATCAGCATCCTTAAGCACATCGGGGTGCTCCAGTGGGTACGTTAGGTCTGGGTAACCCATTAGCCTAGTTGCCTTGATCCTATGTACGTGCACACCGTTTATTACCTCCTTCCTGGGTCTGTCCTCTGCGCCGTAGGTGCTTGTTATTACGTGGACTTCGTGTCCGAGTTTTACCTGTTCCTCGGCTAATGCCTTCACGACGTTTTCCAGCCCTCCCACTACGGGCCAGTAATGGTGATGAATATGGACAATTTTCATGATGCTAGTAATTTATAGTAAAGTTCTGCCGTTCTTTTCGCAGTAATATCCCATTTAAAGTGAAGGGATCTTTTAAATGCTCGTTTACTTAATTCCTGCCTTAAGTCTATATCGTTAGCTAGTTTAAGTATTGCTTGGGTAATCTCTTCTATATCGTATGGATTTACTAAGATGCCTGCATCACCAACTATTTCAGGCATGCTACTGATGTTTGATGCTATTACCGGCGTTCCACATGCCATGGCCTCTGCCACTGGAAAGCCAAAGCCTTCATAGAGACTTAAGAATACACTAATATCGCATGCAGAATATAAATAAGGCAGATCTTCTCTAGGTACATAGCCTATGGCCTTTATTTTACTTAGAATAAGATCCTTATATTGCTTAAGTTTTTCGCTGTTTAATAATGCATTATTTAATAATTCATTTAATTGATTTTTCACAGTACCTACAAGCACTAAGTCATGGTTGAGCCCTCTAAGTACGGCAATGAAATACGCAAGTAATAACCTGGCAAGATTTTTCCTAGGATGTGCCGTTCCTACATAGATAATGCAATCATGATCTATACCGTATTTACTATAAACATATGATTTGGCATAATTTTTGTTAATGGGTCTAAATATTTCGTCAATGCCATTATATATTACTTGAATCTTTGCCTCAGGAATATTAGCTATGTTCATTAAATCATACTTTGTGGATTTCGATATAGCTATTATCGAATCGACGTACTTATTTAAGTATCTTAGACTTAATAATAGGCCTATGCGTTCCATGTATCCGTAGGCATATAAATACGGTAATATAATATTACCAATATCATGGATGGTAACAATCAGTTTGAACTTAAATAACTGTTTAAGAAGTACAAATGGAATATAACTGAATCCCCAGACAGGTAAGTGCACTATATCTATATTCCTAAGAAGTTCCATAAATTGAGAGTCTAAGCCTAACCTAATGTTACGGAGCAGTAGACTTAATGGTGAATAACTATATGTAGTAAATACATAATCTTTATGACCTAATTCATCATTATTCATTAAACGAAGTGTATATATCTTAATATTCTTAAATTTCTTTAAACCTTTAATCAAGTTAAATATATAATAATATATTCCGCTAGGATTCTTTCTTTGCATATCATAATGGTCTGCTACTATTAAAACATTAATTACCATTAAATTGTGCGAAATATATAATTTATATTGTTTGTTAGTCCCTGGCGTTTATAGCCTCTACCGCTTACTAGTACTATTGTTTCTCTATCGAATTTGAAGACGTGGCTTCCGAACTTCTTGTACGCCTTTTCGCCGAATCCATAGTCCTCTTCGCCAATTCTTGCTTTTATGTCGAATTGTACGTGTTTGTATAGTTCCTGTGTGTAGGCTATGAAGTGCCCTGTGGTGTTCCAGGGTTTGCGGAAGTACTTGTCGTAGTAGTGGGCTATTAGGTTCATTATTGTGTTTCCGTCATAGTAATAGTGAGCTACGTGGTAAATCATTGCCTTGCCATTGATTAGTGTAGTTACGGTTCTCGTTATTACGTATGGTGTGAGCACGGTGTCGGCGTCAATTTGTACTATGACCTCGCCCCTCGCCTCCAGTGAGCATATGTGTCTCGGTAGGCCTACGTTGCCCACTACGTCGAGTTCTATTACCCTCGCGCCAAGTCTTTTTGCTATATCCCTCGTTTTATCGCTTGACATTCCGTCGACCACTATTACTTCGGTGTTTCTGTATTGGCTGTGGGTTATTGAGTAGATCGCCTGCCCTATGAATCTCTCTTCGTTTCTCGTTAGTATGCAGACGGTTACCAATGGTAATCCCCTACCGCCTAATGGTCTTATCCTTCCATTGATCGCGTCCCTAATGCTCCTCATAGCCTCATTGTACCTTTTCCTCATTTCGTTGAGTTCAAGCATTACCTTACCACTTAGTACGTGTTTAGTGAGGAATAGCGCCCTTGGTATTTGCCTACTCGGTATATAGTCTTTCATAGAGTGGTAATATTTTATTCCACGTGAGGTTTTTGGCGTGTTCGTATGCGCCTTGGCTTAGTTTCTTCCATAGTTCATCATCTGTGAGTAGTTGTGTTATGGTTTTTGCGTATTTTTCTGGTTTTGGTTCTGTCCATAGGCTTGCCTTTTCTGGTGGTGCTGCGTGTAGTTGTCCTCCGTTTCCTGTTATTGTGCTTGGTGTTGCGTGTATTCCTGCCTCCAGTAGTGTTATTCCGAATGGTTCGTAGGTTGATGGTAGTGCGTAAACCCTGCTCCTTAGGTATAGTTCGTGTTTTTGCTCTTCGTCTACCACGCCTAGGTACTTCATTTTTATTCCGTGTCTGTCTGCGTAGTTTATTAATTGGTTGATTAATCCTTCGTCTGGCCCTGCCATTATTAATTCCGCGTCCTTTACCTCATCCTTCACGATGTTCATAGCCTTTATTAGTAATTGCACATTCTTTGCCCTGCTTATCCTGCCCAGGTATAGTACTGTGTCGTCTCTTTCGTTGTTTGGTTTGCACCTGTCCTCCTCGATGCCGTTTGGTACTATGATGACCTTGTCCTCGCTTAGTCCTAGTTTTTTCGTCACTATTTCCTTCTCGTGGTTCGTCAGCGCTATGTATGTGTCGTAATTACGTAGCACGCCCTTAAGGGTGTTGTCCACTAGCCTGTGGTATGTCCAGGTTATTGGGCCTAGTTGGTTTAGTTTGTGGAATGGCGCGTGGCCGTGTAGTATTGCCTTGAATTTCATTTCCCTCCTTAGTTTGGCTATTTGGAATACGTGTGGGTGTCTCCATACGTGGACGTGGACTATGTCTGGCTTTAGGCTCCTCATTACGTTGGGTAGTTCTGGGCTGTAGGATCCGTGGCTCCAGGTTATTGTGGGTTTTAGCCTGATTATGTGGACTCCGTTTACTTCCTCCTCCCTGGGTAGTGTGCCTATTGCGCCGGTTCTTAGTCTGTTGTAGGTTATGACGTAGACCTCGTGGCCCCTGCTGGCCATGTGCTCGGTTATGTGTTTTACGACGTCTTCAACTCCGCCGATTACTGGTGTGTAGAGTGGGGTGACGTGGGTTATCCTCATGGCTTTTGGGCAAGTATTATTAATCTCCTTGATAGGCTGGGTATTTTGCTGAGTATGTGATCAATTACGTATAGTTCTTTTGGTTCAACTCCTGGTGCTCCCTTTATATCGATTATCCTGAACCCGTGGTATTTTAATAGTTCCTTGAGCGCCCTTAATGTGTATGGCCTTATGTGACCTGATGGTTTTGCAAATGTCCTGGCTTTCCAGGGCACCCCTGCCACTATCTCTGTCGATACCTCTACATTGTATGGTTGGTAACCTAATAAGAGTGCTATCCTATTGACCCAACTTGCTAGGTTCGGGGTTGTTATTAATAACACGCCTCCATGCCTTAATATCCTATTGCTCTCCCTGAGCATGTTATCGGGGTTTATCAGATGTTCTATTACTTCAAATGCCGTAACTAGATCCACCGATTCGTTACTTAACGGTATTTTACCTGTTGATAAATCAACTTCGTATGTTATCAAACCTTTTCCTCTAGCTTTTACCAAGGCTTCACTATCAATGTCTATGCAGTATGCCGTCTTTGCGTTCACAGCTCTTGCAATTTCAACAGTTATACTTCCATCATTGCATCCTAAATCTACGTATACATCAGTCTTTACGCTAAATTTCTTCAGCAATTTAACGGCCTCATTAACCCTAGGAAGTTCCATTGTCATGTCCTAATGCTGGTATTAAAGTAAAATGACGTGGGTTATTCTCATGGTCATTTCTCTAGCTTAACACAATGTCTGGTCTTCTTCCTGGGCTTGGGGATGTTGTGGTTGGGCGCTTGGTGGTTCTGAGCATCACGGTTTTTAGTGTCCTGTGCTTAATGATTGTCCTCTTTCTCGCAGTATTCTTAAGTGCGTCTGTCCGCGTTGTCACTGGCTTTCTTGAGTTGGTTGAGTGTTTGTTCTAGGTCGTTGTTCCACTTTACCCTTGGTTTTAGTTCCTCGATTCTCTTTATTAATTCTTTTATGAGTTCTATTGTTGCCCTTGCGGCTTCTTCCCTGTTTCTGAACTTTGATAGTGCCATGTCTGGGTCTGGTCCGTTGTATTGGTAGTCGTGTAGGTCTAGGGCAGCGCTTGTGGTGAAGTATAACCCAACATACCCAACCTCCTCGAGCATCTGCGACAATGCTACCATTCTGGTGGTTGGAACCCTGGGAACAGCCTTATCCATTAACCACCTACGCTCCTCCTCAGTCTTAGCAACCTGCAGTAGTTTATCTAACTCAAGCCTTAGTAAAGCCGCCAAAAACGCCCTCCAAGCCTGAAAAGCCTTACCAGCCGCATTTCTAACCAAGCCCTCACTGAGGAACCTAATGGCTAGGTATGCCTCAACAAGTGCTTCGAGTAACCTGGCGCTCAC is a genomic window of Vulcanisaeta souniana JCM 11219 containing:
- a CDS encoding glycosyltransferase family 4 protein; amino-acid sequence: MVFRICFIWSSVKSPLGGTEYVMQNIINYIMQNQNSKYRVYVVDMSHKLKDNIKCAKDSDAVVLHSINPLLIKIPYLLTVNQKIIIDIHSPDWLWIYREKTYGIKPSRLTLLKRLMIGIFGKMLYCRSLNNFDYEYLSRMCKRAFLIPNPVDTKFFYPKCSKEDKFTILIRYDPSFKGGFDIFLKSLKNVKDIIHNSKVMLIGTREVSMELLSTLRRFTKVDVFVKAPREQLPCLYSRSHVTIIPSRFESFSLIALESLSSGTPIIMSRLPPVSWYLIEIRDGSPGTGMSFNPGDPVDLASRVRAFYDLWLNDKKTYEESTRLARRVAERFDISNVVPQYLKMIEEVINE
- a CDS encoding glycosyltransferase; amino-acid sequence: MPKIGLLLRTYNLSFVKIARALSKELASPIISDVYINDEYDIIIALDSTSKYTIPLAKAKVKGIVTAAFIHDIRSISHTPIVVMDSGVNPTIQRLRRLTSLNLIKPFIDKVLTPSQASANNIQKYVGLNACVVPLGIDHDVYKPINTSKREILGIKFQDDEYLILTVATKKHIIRHAVAIFSRARERLRKARLIVRGPCDKSLKGIKGLVCLPPLPEELMPRLYSIADVFLYPSLIEGFGLPILEAMSCGLPVVAYREDAVTEVMGDAGILIEPKSINDVVNALMYAIK
- a CDS encoding glycosyltransferase; this encodes MVKVVYITRSVPHIGHWSWIQILRRLFKDEFQLMNLSRLRLISNSIIITEGTRATLYGTLVKPLNNCLAAVTLSPSILQPRINKLYSTADVGIAVSNIILNILPNKRKAIIYPRPPELEQLLNINVNISDKKPWICYSGPLIPIKGIHLIPEVAKYVIKDVKNAKFIIIGDGMRDVVINKAIKYGLNDSLTITGYMPRLEVFNILRKCSIYIQPSLFDAFSVAVIEAMALGVVPVITKYVGSGDIVIKVSRELIQDYDAERIANKITEVLSNDKSLKELMVLSRYVVNNELSMEITEKRIISVIESCLK
- a CDS encoding glycosyltransferase family 4 protein yields the protein MRVLMGLGYYEPGGFATVINMLSKYLMNNGINVVVAARVVRMRAPDHVNLVKLTPEEFAKEAEHYDVVHIHTSYPYTNALVKRGLTTNLVFTWHGYAPLIYVPGIINKITGLYIKHIAYKSLIPRIKFITAISNYAREQLRKLYGVDSIVIPNGVNLSQFSECNTALRDKYAGHRPVIFNATAYNNLKGGDLLIKFFKVIKRRFPKTLLIAVGIHNYINKNKLSNMYMRDIVSLSLMPFNELIKYYCAADFYLLTSRIESFGLPIIESFAAGTPVIALDRPDARREHILNSGAGFLFKNEEELLRAVEEVMNNRDYYSRRAIEYAKGFDWSVITQRYIELYKKVLGE
- a CDS encoding SDR family NAD(P)-dependent oxidoreductase, with amino-acid sequence MRNRTILVTGGAGFIGSHIVDRLISEDYRVRVIDNLSTGRIENLKHLEDNPNLEIIKGDLKNEQDTKEAVKGIDTVSHGF
- a CDS encoding glycosyltransferase family 4 protein, coding for MKIVHIHHHYWPVVGGLENVVKALAEEQVKLGHEVHVITSTYGAEDRPRKEVINGVHVHRIKATRLMGYPDLTYPLEHPDVLKDADVVHGHSQNSLFTMKILEHAKKQGVKTAIHFMAVDALNDHPNLVVKLLGSKYSSTMTRRAIKEFDIYMARSLRDKELLMNRYGVRYVHYVPDGVNDELLNMEYLGDWFRKSRNITSDYVLYIGRLHPLKGINYLIRAMKIVSNEIKDSSLIIIGPGDQRPYIDLANRLGIRDKVLFLGYVNDREKIGALDASTALVLPSICNYVEVYSMVISEAWARQKPVIATAVGGIPYRVKNMENGILVPPKDTKALATAIITLLTNKELARKLGARGRENVNSWNQIAKEVLKLYEK
- a CDS encoding glycosyltransferase family 4 protein; translated protein: MVINVLIVADHYDMQRKNPSGIYYYIFNLIKGLKKFKNIKIYTLRLMNNDELGHKDYVFTTYSYSPLSLLLRNIRLGLDSQFMELLRNIDIVHLPVWGFSYIPFVLLKQLFKFKLIVTIHDIGNIILPYLYAYGYMERIGLLLSLRYLNKYVDSIIAISKSTKYDLMNIANIPEAKIQVIYNGIDEIFRPINKNYAKSYVYSKYGIDHDCIIYVGTAHPRKNLARLLLAYFIAVLRGLNHDLVLVGTVKNQLNELLNNALLNSEKLKQYKDLILSKIKAIGYVPREDLPYLYSACDISVFLSLYEGFGFPVAEAMACGTPVIASNISSMPEIVGDAGILVNPYDIEEITQAILKLANDIDLRQELSKRAFKRSLHFKWDITAKRTAELYYKLLAS
- a CDS encoding glycosyltransferase family 2 protein, with the translated sequence MKDYIPSRQIPRALFLTKHVLSGKVMLELNEMRKRYNEAMRSIRDAINGRIRPLGGRGLPLVTVCILTRNEERFIGQAIYSITHSQYRNTEVIVVDGMSSDKTRDIAKRLGARVIELDVVGNVGLPRHICSLEARGEVIVQIDADTVLTPYVITRTVTTLINGKAMIYHVAHYYYDGNTIMNLIAHYYDKYFRKPWNTTGHFIAYTQELYKHVQFDIKARIGEEDYGFGEKAYKKFGSHVFKFDRETIVLVSGRGYKRQGLTNNINYIFRTI
- a CDS encoding glycosyltransferase family 4 protein → MRITHVTPLYTPVIGGVEDVVKHITEHMASRGHEVYVITYNRLRTGAIGTLPREEEVNGVHIIRLKPTITWSHGSYSPELPNVMRSLKPDIVHVHVWRHPHVFQIAKLRREMKFKAILHGHAPFHKLNQLGPITWTYHRLVDNTLKGVLRNYDTYIALTNHEKEIVTKKLGLSEDKVIIVPNGIEEDRCKPNNERDDTVLYLGRISRAKNVQLLIKAMNIVKDEVKDAELIMAGPDEGLINQLINYADRHGIKMKYLGVVDEEQKHELYLRSRVYALPSTYEPFGITLLEAGIHATPSTITGNGGQLHAAPPEKASLWTEPKPEKYAKTITQLLTDDELWKKLSQGAYEHAKNLTWNKILPLYERLYTE
- a CDS encoding class I SAM-dependent methyltransferase, translating into MTMELPRVNEAVKLLKKFSVKTDVYVDLGCNDGSITVEIARAVNAKTAYCIDIDSEALVKARGKGLITYEVDLSTGKIPLSNESVDLVTAFEVIEHLINPDNMLRESNRILRHGGVLLITTPNLASWVNRIALLLGYQPYNVEVSTEIVAGVPWKARTFAKPSGHIRPYTLRALKELLKYHGFRIIDIKGAPGVEPKELYVIDHILSKIPSLSRRLIILAQKP
- a CDS encoding PaREP1 family protein, which encodes MSTETIEKPLPKPTTEDYVSARLLEALVEAYLAIRFLSEGLVRNAAGKAFQAWRAFLAALLRLELDKLLQVAKTEEERRWLMDKAVPRVPTTRMVALSQMLEEVGYVGLYFTTSAALDLHDYQYNGPDPDMALSKFRNREEAARATIELIKELIKRIEELKPRVKWNNDLEQTLNQLKKASDNADRRT